CTGCAGCCTGTAAAGAAGCGTCTATAAAATTCCAACGAACACGATCGTAGGTCTTTTCAAGATCGATTTTAATGGCCatccacttttttttctttttcttactcTTCATAGAGTGTATGACTTCTTGTGCGATGATAATGTTGTCATTTATGTTCCTTCTTGCGACAAATCCAGCTTGTTCAGGTGCAATGATCTTTGGGAAGACCACTTTAAATCTATTAGCAATAACCTTCATCACAAGCTTGTATAACACCGAGTAAAGACTGATAGGACGTAGCTGGGAGAAGCATTTTGGATGCTCTACTTTGGGAATAAGGATAATAAGTGAATTATTAAGATCTGGATCAATGATATCACCAGAGAAGACCCTTTTAACCCACTCACAAATGGACGGACCAACGAACTCCCACTGACTCTGATAGAAAATAGCATGAAGACCATCACTGTCTGGTGCTTTTAAAGGTGCCATATCAAAAAGGGCCTTCTTAATCTCCTCATCAGAAACTGTCCTACTAAGGAAACGGACCTCCTCCTGAATGAGAGATGGGAAGGCACTACACCCCAACCTGCCCGTTCTTTTTAAGTGCTCACCATAAAGGTTCTTATAAAAATTGATCGCTTCCTTCTTTAAGTCCTCTTTGTCCATAACCTACTCTCCTCCTTGATTTTTAAGGGCAACAACATGATTATGCTTCCGTCTCTATAAAGTTTACCTATGAAAGAACTTTGTATTCTGGTCCCCAAATACTAGCCAATCACACCTGGCCTTCTACTTCTATAACAACTCCTCATGATGTAACACTGGCTCCAGCTCTTCTTGAATTTCTAGCTCAATCTGATTTAAAAAGGACGGACTTTTCTGATCAACTGCCTTTTGAACATTCTCTAACTTTTTCTTCAAGAGATTCTTCCGATGCGTAATGTGACCATAAACCTCTTTATTCCAAAGTTTCACATGATCGGTAAAAGAAGCATGAGTAGTCGACATATCACCCATAAATTTCCAACTATTTTTAACAAAGTTCGAAAAATCAGGATGCTCAATCCAAGCAGCTAGAAAGCGAAAATACCTCCTTAAGGAAGACTGAGCGTCAGGAAAGAGAGATAATTTGAGGGGTCTATGATCCGATTTAAGCTTTTGTAAATGAAGAGCTTTTGACAAAGGAAACTTAAGGCTCCaagcatcattaaaaattgcTCTATCCAATCTCTCAAAAACCCCTCCTCTATTCCAAGTAAAATTTGGACCACTAAATCCCAAATCATACAGGCACATGGAATCCATACAATTACTAAAGAAAGCACATTCTTTTCCAATTACTCGACCACCTCTTTTTTCACTAGAAGTATTTATAGCATTAAAATCACTAATTGCTAACCATGGAGTCCCATCCACCGGTACAGTATGTTTAAGAGTATCCCATATCTACTTCCGCTTCTGACCATTAGGACTACCATACACAATAGTGACTAAAACTGGTTGACGAAAAGAAGTTCCAGaaattttgagtaaaataaaTTGGGAGTGATTACCCAAAATATCCACCGAAATAGAATTTCTCCATCTTATCCAAATACCACCAGAAAAACCCATAGCCTCTACACGATGAGAAGAGTCAAAGCCAATTTTAGTAATAACAGAGTCAGCTTTAACACCACTAACCCTTGTTTCTAAAAGACCAACCAAATCAGGCTTATGCTCTCTATTATACTCCCAACAAATACGAGGGAATTTCAAACTAGCACATCCTTGACAGTTTCaacaaaaaaatagtaaaattcatattaaaataaatttaaaaaaagtaaaattaaaaataccacCAAATTATGCAAGTGCGGGACCAAGGTCATCAATCTGTTCATCAGCGTTGCCACTATTTGCCTCTGCTCCAAGTCTAACTTGCGAATTGATGAGGTTAGCCATGGAATTTATAGCTTCTATTAAAGGAATTTTAGAAATCTCGGCCTTTTTTAGTTTCCCTTCTTTTCTTTGAAAGTGCAATTAAGTGGAAGTCCACCATGATTATTGCCAATTTTATTCTCAAAACCTCGCCCTCTGAAAACAGAAAAAGATTTATTAGtgttaactaaaatatttttttattaccttTGAACAGTTTAGAcacattattttcattaaaagtAACCGCTGAATGGTTTTAGGGTCCAGAAGCTTCGCATCTAATTAGACTGCAGTTTCACAATGTCCTTCGAACATAGGATTTTTGAGGATTAATTTATTTCCCTCATTCCTTGAAGAAGCCGAATgctcatctacactatcaaagtTCTTATCCAGGCCACTAGAAAGGAGTCCATCGGGCACTAAAAAACCAGTCTTCCAGGCCCTTTCACACATGGCCCATCATTCTTCTCCATTGATGGCTCACTACCCTTGGAATCCCCCTTTAAATCTTACGATGTACCTGCAGGTGgaagaagaaaattaaaattagaaacgAAAAAATTGTTAACCAGGTCCTTGTCTTTTTGGGAAAGCCTATTTGACTCCACAGGCCTTTTCCCCAAAGACTTAGAATAGGGCCCCCTTCACTTCGGTCGTCACAACATTTTAGGCCTATTAGAATCGTGCCCAAAATAGGCCCAACTAAAGGCATAAAGCCTACTCCAGTCCCATGAGCCACCTCACCAACCTGACCCAAAAATCCCTTAAAACTAGCCCTACCCGAACCCCCCTTAGAAATATCCCTATCTTCACTATTACTCATTTTTCTAGCCGCACAAACAGTGCCTTCCTTCTCTAAAATTTCCCCAGCAGCTCCACTAATTTCGTAATCTAAGTCAACCTCCACATTCAAAGGCAAAAACCTAGAACCCACCGTTCCCTTTCCCAAATTTATTCCCTCGTTAGACCGAGAAACCCGTTGATCATGCCGGGATTTTCTCTCCACTAACATCTATGGCCCGTAATCAATTTTCTTCCTTTCACCGCCTCCACCAATATCACCACCGATAGATGCAGTCGCTGCAGCCACAGGGCTCCCCAGGAACAGATTCACCCCCACCGATAGACACAACTCCTTCGTTTGTCCATATTTTCCGCAACTAAAGCACACCGTAGAAGGCCTCATATTCAACCCTTTGCACGACGCCATCAACCAAAACCTGAGATATTAGTGGTTTTTCAAGATTGATGAACACAGCCAATTGAGCAAACTTTCCTCTAGTTCAGTTATCAGTTTGTACATCCAGCTTAACTACTTTTCCAATTAACCCGCCAATAGCTTCAATGATTTGTCTTTTGTATAAGTAGCCCGAAAGCCCCGACAAACGCATCCAGGCCATCACCACACTGGGGTACGGTTGTGCTGGGTTAAAAGATTTTGTCCATGGTTGTACTGTAAGGTACTGACCAAAAATGATCCATGGACCCTGTAGTAGGACTTTGTTATAATCATCAATGTCCTGAAACTTAACCAAAAAATAACCAATAGTAATATCCATTAGATGAAAAGTTTTCACAGGTTTCCATAGATTAAGGATACGGTTGTGAAGCGCGTTATATCCGATGTTGCGCCCtaataacttgaaaattaccgTCAACTCCATCTCCTTAAACAGCAAGTCTTTGATACGATCTGAGAAGTCAATTGTTGGGATCCCATTAACCATGGACTTATTAACATCCCCATCCATTAACTCAAAATCACTCTCATTCTTGTCTAAGTTTCCTTCAAGATTTCCATCAGGAAAGGCAACACCTCCCCCCAAAAGTTTGTCATTAAAAGACAAAATCGGCTGTTGGTCGAAATCAACGACCATGTTACTTATTTCTCCATCAACTGCTTCCTTGAATCTTACCTCTTTTGTATTTCGATCACCACCAGAACGAGGTTCACTCTCAGTACCATTGCCAGAATTCTCTGTCTCTATTTTTTACACTTataaaaagtttatatatatattacatgtgTAAAAATATACATATCACATATGTACACTTTTATCATCATACATTTGgcacaaattttaatttatttataatctaataacaaaattttaaatcaaataataataatattaacaataataattaataaaatctaagaaaaatcttagatttttctaTCCGTTTTGCCGCCTCAATTATTagaaatggcttaattgccattttaatccctttttctttccattgttttagaattaaacttttaacCTTTACTCAATCTAGtcttttttactaattactctaaattaaactagtttcacctaaataaaacctaattagacaTATAACTAGGCTCATAAttattcctaataattatttacgaacccgattcactaagacggaggctcGATAATGTACTTTTCTAGTGCCCacgaattttgggtcattacagtaAAGGTTAATAAGATCATATAGGGAGGTACGTCGATGGGTTCTTTTTCAGT
The Gossypium hirsutum isolate 1008001.06 chromosome A07, Gossypium_hirsutum_v2.1, whole genome shotgun sequence genome window above contains:
- the LOC107961021 gene encoding uncharacterized protein, with the translated sequence MVVDFDQQPILSFNDKLLGGGVAFPDGNLEGNLDKNESDFELMDGDVNKSMVNGIPTIDFSDRIKDLLFKEMELTVIFKLLGRNIGYNALHNRILNLWKPVKTFHLMDITIGYFLVKFQDIDDYNKVLLQGPWIIFGQYLTVQPWTKSFNPAQPYPSVVMAWMRLSGLSGYLYKRQIIEAIGGFWLMASCKGLNMRPSTVCFSCGKYGQTKELCLSVGVNLFLGSPVAAATASIGGDIGGGGERKKIDYGP